The genomic stretch CGCCGCAGGTCGCGACCCTCCTGCACCTCCAGCTCGCGCGCCGGCACCAAGCCCTCGCCCTGCTTGGTCTCCACCACGACGCCGTGCGGCAGGTGCTTCACGACGGTGCCCTCGAGCACCGCGTCCTTGCTGGGGGGCGGGATGGCCGGGGCAGCCTCGGCCGCGGGAGCCGCCGCCAGCAGCGCCTTCATCGACAAGCCGATGCGCGCGCCGTGCTTCGAGCCCTCCTCGGGCAGCTCGATGGAGAGGACCTTCACCTCGACGCGCTCGCCGAGCGACAGCACGTCGTCCACGCGCTCGACGCGCCCACGCGTGATCTCGCTGATGTGCACGAGGCCCTCCACGCCACCCAGGTCGACGAACGCACCGAACTTCTGGATCGAGCTGACCGTGCCGCTGAGGATGGCCCCCTCCTTGATCTCGGTCAGGCGGGCGCGGCTGGCCTCGGCCTTCTCCTGCTCCAGCACCTTGCGGCGCGAGACGATCACCGAGCGCCCCTCCTCTTTGATCTCCAGCACGGCGAAGCGCGCGGTCTGGCCGACCAGCGGCTCGAGCTCTGCCACGTAGGACGTGCTCACCTGCGACGCCGGGCAGAACGCGCGCGTGCTGCCGACCGTCACCTCGAGCCCCCCCTTCTGCGCCTTGCTGAAGCGCCCCTCCACGGGCGTCCCGGTCTCGAGCGCCAGCTGCAGCTCGCGCACGTCGATGCCGCCGCCCGAGCCCATCGTGACGACCAAGAGCGGTCCGTCGTTGTGGTGTGGGTCCACCACCGTCGCCTCCAGCTCGTCGCCCACCTGCACGGTGAGTGAACCGTCCGGGCGCTGCAGCTCGAGGCGGGCGACGCGCGCGTCGGCTCGGCTGCCGAGGTCCACGAAGACGCTGTCGGCGCCGATGTGCACGACGCGCCCGCGCACGCGCTCCCCCTTGGTGAGGCGTCGCACGGACGTGGGGGCGGACTGCTCCATGAAGGACCGGAAGTCGTCGTTGCTGGACATGGTGCCGAGGGTTGCCGCCAAACGGGGTGGGTTTCAAGGCGCCGGGGGGTGCCGAGCCGCACGCAGCTGTAGTAGCGTGCCGTCCCCGCCCGTCAGCCGAGCGCTGCGCGAGCCTCGGAGACCGCATGACGAAGAGAGTGGAGGATCCCCCCCGCCGCCCCCTGGGCCCCCTCGACCCCGAGCGGGTCCGCTGCCGCCTCGAAGGCGACCTGCTCGCGCAGCTGGCGCGCACGTCCGACCTGGGGGCGCTCGCGGGCCGCGCCAAGGGCTTCGATGGCGCGCGGGTGCGTCGGGACCTGCTGGCGCGCTCCCTGCGGCTGTCGGCGGCGATGGCGCCCGCGGCCCACCGCATGCTGGAAGAGAGCGCGCGGGTGCTGGGGCTGGCCGAGGGCACGCAGCTCGAGCTGTATCAGTCGGCAGGACCCGAGAACGCCGCCATGCACTTGGTCGAAGCGCCCGTGCTCGTCGAGGTGCAGGGGCGGCTGCTCACGCAGCTGGACGAGGTCGGGCTGCTCTCGGTCTTCGGCCACGAGCTGGGGCACTACCTGGCGCACGGACCCGCGGGGACGCGTGGGGAGCAGCACTTGGCAGCGCGCGCGTTGGCCCGCAGCGGGGACGAGCAGGTCGCCTTCCTCGCGCAGCAGCTCGGCGTGGCGGCCGAGATCACGGCGGACCGCTTCGGCCTGCTGGCCTGCCAGGATCTCCCAGGCATGTTGCGCACGCAGATGTCGGTCACCACGGGGCTGCCCGTGAGCGCGCTCACCTGGGACACGGACGCCTACCTCGCGCAGTGCCGAGAGCTGATGGAGGCCTGCCTCGAAGGGGCGGACCAAGCGCGCAGCGGGACCCACCCCGAGCACCACCTGCGAGCCTACGCCGTGTGGCTCTTCAGCGAGAGCGACGTGTACCACGCGCTCACCGGCAAGGGTTCGGGACAGCGCCCCATCGCGGACGTCGAGGACACGCTCGCGACCATCCTCGGGCGACCCGAGCTGGACGTGGCGTACGACCCGCTCGAGGCGCCGCCCCTTGAGGTCTTCGAGTTCGCGCTGGCCGCGGCCGTCATCGTGGCCTGGGCCGACGAGGAGCTGGCGCCCGAGGAGTCGGAGCTGGTGGAGCGCATCTTCGCGCCGCTGGTGCCCGACTGGCAGACCTACCTGGACCTCGAGAGCGCGCGCGCGCGGCTGGCCCGTACGGCGCCCATCGTGCGCAGCGGCGGGGCCGACCTGGCCCGACGCGTGTTTCTGCTGCTGGTGCACATGCTGGGCGCGGACGGCACCATCGACGAGCGCGAGGTCGGCGCTGTGCTCGGCGTCGGCGTGGTGCTCGGACAGCAGGCGCTCTTCGAGCGTTGGATGGTGGCTGCGCTCGCGGCCCTGAAGGTGCACATCGTCATCTCGGACGTGGCGCCGCAGGTCATCCCGCTGCCGGCACGCCACGCCGACGTCCTCGACGCGCTGGATGCGTTCCTCGACGGCGTCTGCCGACGCGGAAGCGGGAGCATCGTATTCCGCCGACTGCTGCACTTGGTGGGGCAGTCGGAGCTGCACGAGGGAGCCGTGACCGCCATCGAGGGCGCGTTCGACGCGCGCCAGGTGCGCGTCGTTCCACCGCTGCGACACGCCCAGCTGGACGACGTGCTGCACCTGGAGGCGCCCCTCACGACCCACGACGACGACGACGACGACCAGGGTTCGGCGGCGCCAGACCCGTCGCGACAGCAGCTGGTGCGCGGCCTCTCGCGCCTGCGGGACCAGCTGATCTCGGGGGACGGGCGCAGTCCCTCCGTGCGGCTGCGAACGGTGCGCAACGAGCGCGGCTTCGACGTGGCGCGCCTCGACCGCATCTCCCTCGGGATGGGGGAGCGCGCGCTGACGCACGTGCGCGCGGGTCGCGTGGCGCGGCTGGTGGACGCCAGCGAAGCGGGCACGCACCGCGCGGCGGAGGAGTGTGGGGAGGCGCTCGACAAGCTCGACCGCGCACACCGCGATCGCGTCGAGGAGACGGGCTCGCACGACCTATACGTGGGGTATCCGTTCCTGACGGGTGCGGTGGCGCAGAAGACCGCGCTGGTGGCGTACCCGGTGCGCGGGCCCCTGCTGCTCTTCCCGGTGGACCTCGTGCGCGACAGCCGCGGCGCGCGCAGCTTCAAGCTGGCACCTCGCAAGGACGAAGACCCCATCGTCAACCAGTCGCTGCTGCGCCTGATGTTCAACAAGCTGCGCTTTGGCTTCCCCGATAGCCTGGCCGAGGAGCTGGACACGCTCGCCAGTGACCGCGAGGTGGGCCTGGGGGCCGTGCTCGCGCGCCTCGCCGAGCTGGGCGTCGACGTGCAGGTGCCGGGCGGCGCGCTGCGGTCGTTCGAGGAGCGGGCGGACATCGACCAGGGCGGACCACGCCTCGAGGTCGAAGAGGTGGCCGTGCTGGGACTCTTCCCGCAGTCCAGCTCGGATCTCCTGCAGGACTACGACGCCCTCATCCAGGAGCTGAGCGAGGGCAACACGCCGGTCCCGAACCTCTTGGCCTCGGCCACGGTGCTGTTGCCAGCAGCCCTGCGAGGACAACGCCTGCCTCCGCCCGCGCAGTCCGCGGCGCACCCCCTGATGGACGCCGACCCGGCCCAGCGCGAGGTGCTGAGCGAGTGCCTGAAGCACGAGGCGATGGTCATCGACGGTCCACCCGGGACCGGCAAGAGCCAGGTCATCGCGAACCTCGTGTTGGATGCCCTGCGCCGTGGGGAGCGCGTAGCGGTCGTGTGCGAGAAGCGGGCGGCCCTCGACGTCGTGTTTCAGCGCATCGAACGGCTCGGGCTGCGGCACGCGCTGGCGCTCGTGCACGACGTCCACGAGGACCGGAAGGCGCTCTACGCCCAGATCGCAGAGCGCCTGGACGGATTCACGCCGTTGACCTTCGACGTGGCCGCCGCCGAAGCGCTCCACCAGCAGCACGCGGCGACCGCAGGCGAGCTGGACGCGCGACGCGCGGCGCTGGCGTGGCGCGCCCCCGGCGCCACCCTCGGCGTGGGAGAGCTGCTGACCCTGCGGGCCGCGACTGCACCCGAGCCCGACGGCCCCCAGACGACGAGCGCACCGGACGCCCCCGCGGGACCGCTCCCGGAGTGGCTCGCGGGGCTCGACCTGACGACGCTCTCGGACGTGCTCGGGCAGGTGGTCGCGCTGCACGCCGAGCAAGAGTTCTGGGCGCCGGGCAGCCCGTGGCGCGCCGCGCCGGGCGAGCCCCCGCGCGCGACCCTCGCGAGCGCGGGGGACGCGGAGCTGCGCGCGCTCGTCACCCGCACGGAGGCTGCCATCGAGGCCGCCCGGCACTTCGCAGCGGCTCCCGCGGCCCTCGCGCCCGACGCACTGGACGCCGTGACGGACGTCCTCGCGGGCGAGCGTGACGTACGCGCTCTGCGATCGGAGGTACCCGACGGAGACGCGCTCTACGTGGCGGTCCGCGCGGCCGACGCGCTGGACGCCGCCGTCGACGACTTCGAGGACGCAGACGCCCAGCTCGCGCGCGAGCGCGCGGCGGTGGACGCGTGGGACGAGCCCGTGCTGCTGGAGCCCAGCGCAGAGCTAGTGGCCGCGCTCGCCGTGCTGCAAGGCTACGCGGGTCGCTTCGTGCGCTTCTTCGTGTGGGCGTGGTGGAGCGCCCGCTCGCGCGTCACTCGGAGCATGAGTCAGGTGTGGCCCGAGCGAGCGGGGCATCCGCTGGATGGGGCCTTCCTGGGTCAGCTGATGAGCCGCGTTCGTGCCGCGGGCGTGTGGCGGGCCGCGACGCACGCGATGGCGCACCTGCCGGGCGCCCCCCGTCTGCGGAACCGCCGCGACCTCGTCGCCTACCTGCCCGCCGCCGCGCGCATGATGGCGCACCAACGCATGCTGCGGAGGGCCGCGCCCCAGCTGGCCATGGCCCGGCTGCCCACGTCGCTGGGCGCCACCAGCCTCCCCGCCTGGGACGCCGAGGTGGCCGCGCGCGATGACGCGCACACCCGCCTCACCCAGCTGCGTGAAGCGGTGGTGGCGCTACGCCCCTACGCGCCGGGACTGAGCGCCGCCCCGAGCGCCGTCGAGCTCGAGGCCCTGCGCGACCGACTCGCGCGCGACGGGGCGCGCGTGGCGCGCTGCGACGGTCAGCTCGCGCGGGCCGAGCAGCAGCTCCCCGCGCTGCGCGCCGTGCTCGACGTCCTCGTCACCGCGCACCCAGACGCGGGTCCCGAGCGTTGGCGGCAAGCGCTGCTGCACGGCTGGGCGACGGCGCAGCTGACGCGGGCACATCGGCACCACCCCGCCCTCACGGACTACGGGACCCCCGAGAGCGACGAACGCAAGCAGGCCGCCATCGCGCGCCTCGCCACGCTCGACACGCAGCTCTCCGAGATCGAGACCGAGCGCGTGCTCGCCACGCTGGACCGGGCACCGCTGCTGAACGTCGCAGCGCCAGAAAAGCACAAGCGTCGCAGCGCGGCGCAGGCGGTGTGGGAGAGCCTCCTCAAGGAGACCCGCAAGAAGCGCAACCTCCTCGCGCTGCGCACCTTCGTGCGGCAGTTCGCGGACGAGGGCCTGCTCGACGTCGTGCCCGTGTGGCTGCTCTCCCCGGAGACCATGGCCATCTTGTTTCCACGCGAGCCCCTCTTCGACCTGGTGGTGTTCGACGAGGCGTCCCAGTGCACGGTCGAGTCGGGGCTGCCGGTCCTGCTGCGTGCAAAGCGCGTGGTGGTCGCGGGCGACGAGCAGCAGATGCCGCCCACCTCGTTCTTCCGCATGGGCGGGGGCGATGAAGAAGACGCTTCACGCAGCGATGCATCCAACGAGGCGGACCGCGCCGAGCGCGAGGTGCGCGACATGCTGACGTCCGAGTCGCTGCTGACCCTCAGCCGCAGCCGCGTCCAGCACACCGCGCTCTCGTGGCACTACCGCTGCCAGGACGAGTCGCTGATCGCCTTCTCGAACCACGCCATGTACGGAGGCGAGCTGCTGACGATTCCGTCCACGCACGCGACCGACGCGACCCCAGGCCTGCGCTTCGTGCACCTCGAAGACGGTGAGTACGACGGGGGCCAGAACGTCAAGGAGGCCGAGCGGGTCGTGACGCTGCTCGCCGAGCTGCTCGCGGAGGCCGCGCCGCCGACGCTCGGCGTGGTGACGTTCAACCTCAAGCAGCGCGCCGCGGTGCTGCAGGCCATCGAGCAGCGCGTCGCGAGCGACCGAGCGTTCGGCGAAGCATGGACGGCGGCCGAGGCCAACGAGCGCCTGGACGAGCGCCCGTTCGTGAAGAACCTGGAGGCAGTCCAGGGTGACGAGCGCGACGTGATCGTGTTCTCGCTCGCGCACGCGCCCGTGTCGCGCAAGAGACGCAGCGGGAGCACCGACCGCTACGTGCCCGCCCGCTTTGGTCCGCTGGGGCAGCGGGGAGGTGAACGGCGCTTGAACGTCGCCATCTCGCGCGCGAAGCAACGCTGCTACATCGTCTCCTCGTTCCTCCCAGACCTACTGAGCGTGGCAGGCTCCAGTCACCTCGGGCCACAGCTCTTCAAGCGCTACCTCGAATACGCCGACGCCGTCAGCCGCGGCGACGCAGCACGGGCAGAAGGGGTGCTGTCCCTGGTGCGGGAGACCCGCAGGAGCGGGAGCAGCAAGGTGCGCCCGCTCCCGGTCGCAGGCTACGTGCCCATCGCGACGCAGCTCGCGTTGGCGCTCGAGCGACGCGGCGTGCCGTACGAGCTCAACGTGGGGACCTCCGACTTCCGCGTGCCGCTCGCGGTCCTGAACCCATCCGACCCGTCGCGCTTCGCGCTCGCGGTGCTGCTCGACGAGTCCGGCGAGGGCTCGAGTTCGTTCGATCGGTTCGTCCACCGCCCGCGCGTGCTCGAGACGCGTGGCTGGCGTGTGCTCGAGGTGGACGCGGCCACGTGGGCGCACCGGCCCGAGGCCGTGGTGCAGCAGATCCTCGAGCGTGTGCCGGGAGCCGAGGGCGCGCTCCACACCCCCGCGTTCCGTTCGCGCCGAACCAGGAACCACGACGGCATCGAGCCCGCGACCAGCCCCCAGCCCGCCGCGCGTGCGCGTGCGCGTGACCCCCAGCGTGCGTCGGCCGATGAGCCTGCGCCGTCCCCGTCGCCGCGGGCCGATCTCCCTGCTTGGGCGGGGGGGATCCCAGACGCGACCTACCAGAACGCCGCCGTCCGCCTGCATGCCGCAGAAGAGCTCCCGCTCGCCGAGCTCACCCGCCTGGTCGGCGGCGCGCGAAGACTGCGCATCTTCGAGGCGGAGCTCGCGAGCTGGGGCGTGCCGTTTCGCATCGAACGCGTCGCGCGCGGTCGCTCCGAGTTCGTCTGCGTGGTTGCCTGATCATTCGGAAGCGGCGCCGAGGCACGCGCGAATCGGTGACGCCCGTCCGCCAGCCGCGCCGCCCGTGGATTCGCGACCACACGGTCAGCTCGGCGGCCCATTCGCGCGTTTCGGGTGGGCGCCGCGCCAGAGTTGTGTACTCTCGTCCGCACTCCTCCCCCAAGGGCCCTCATGTCGCTCGCGCCCGTCCCCCTCGAAGCTCCTGCTGAAGAACGTAGCAGCATGGTCGGGCGTCAGCTCGGCCGCTACGAGGTCCTGACGCGCCTGGCGTCCGGCGGCATGGCCGAGGTGTACATCGCGCGAGCGATCGGCGTGGCGGGGTTCGAGCGCCTCGTCGCCCTCAAGGTGCTGCACGGCAACCTCGCCCACGAGCGCGAGTTCATCACGATGTTCCTGGACGAAGCGCGCCTCGCCGCGCGCATCCGGCACCCGAACGTCGTGCCCACGCTGGACGTGCGCGACAGCGGCGGCGACGGTTTCTTCCTGGTGATGGACTACGTCGAGGGCGGACACCTGGGCACGCTCATCGGCACGGAGGCCCAGCAGCATCGGCGCCTCCCGGTCGACGTCGTGGCGCGCATCGCCATGGACGCGCTGGCCGGGCTGGCCGCAGCCCACACGCTGCACGACGACGCTGGCCAGCCGCTCAACCTCGTGCACCGCGACGTGTCCCCCCACAACCTCCTCGTCGGTGCAGACGGCATCTGCCGCCTGACCGACTTCGGCGTCGCCAAGGCCGAGATCCGCCTGTCTTCCACGCGCACGGGGCAGTTCAAGGGCAAGCTGGGCTACATGGCGCCCGAGCAGGCGGCGACTGGCACCACGGACCAGCGCTCGGATCTGTTCAGCATGGGCATCATCGTGTGGGAAGCGCTCACGGGCTGCCGGCTGTTTCGTGGGCGCAACAACGTCGAGACGCTGACGAAGATCCTGAACGAGCCCATCCCGGCGCCCTCGTCCCGCGCGCCCGAGCTCGCGCCCTTCGACGCCCTGCTCGCGCACGCTCTGCAGCGAGATCCGGCGCGCCGCTTCCAGAGCGCCGACGCGTTCATCGAGGCGCTCGAGTCGGTCATTCGCCCGTTGGGCGGGGCGGCCAGCTCTCGGTTGGTGGCTCAGCACGTCGCGCGCATCCTCGGCCCCGGGCTCGACGCGCAGCGCGCGGCGCTCAAGGCCGCTACCGAGGCACTCGGCCGCGCCCGCCTGGACGGCGAGTTCATGCCGGCTCCACGCGGGAGCCAGCCCGGCACCCCGCCGAGGCCACCCGAGCGCGAGTCGCTGACCCCGGCGCTCGATCCCGCCCTCGGCGAGGTCGTGGACGGTCGCTATCGCCTGGACATGGTGCTGGGCCAGGGCGGTCACGGGGTGGTCTACGGCGCGACGCACACCACGCTCCGCCGTCGCGTGGCGCTCAAGGCCTTGCGCGCCGACCTCAGCGGCTGCCCCGAGGCCGCGTCACGCTTCGAGCAGGAGGCGCGCTCGGTCTGCTCGCTGGGCCACCCGAACATCGTCGACATCATCGACTTCGGGCACCTGCCCGACGGGCGCTCTTACTTCGTGATGGAGCATCTGGACGGGCAGACGCTGCGCGCGCGGCTCCGCCAAGGCGCACTCGCCACGCCAGAGGCGATCCAGGTCGCGGGCCAGGTGGCCAGCGCGCTGTCGGCGGCACACGGACAGCGCGTGATCCACCGCGACCTCAAGCCCGAGAACATCTTCCTGCAGGCTCCCCAGGGGGGCCTCCCAGCCGAGGCGAAGGTGCTGGACTTCGGCGTGGCCAAGGTGGCCAGCGCGCCGCACAGCACCGACGAGAACGTGGTGTTCGGTTCGCCGCACTACATGTCCCCCGAGCAGGCGGCGGGGGACTCCGTCGACGGCCGCACGGACGTCTACGCGCTCGGCATCATCCTCTACGAGATGCTCACGGGCGTGGCGCCGTTCCGAGGCGACTCGTTCGTACACGTGTTGCATCAGCACGTGCACGCGCCACCGCCAGGACACCCACGCCTCACCCGCGACGAGCCCGTGCTCGGGAACATCATCCTGCGCGCGCTGGCGAAGGACCGCGAGCAGCGCTACCCCGACATGAACGCGCTGCTAGCCGACCTACCGCAGCTCGAGCGCCCATCGCACATCTCGGGCGTGGACCTCGTCGCCGCGCGCGTCACGCCCGCCGTGGCGGCCCCACCCGCGGCGGCCGCGCCAACGAAGAGTCGGTGGCGGACGATGGCCTGGGTGGGTGCCAGCGTCGTCGCGCTCGGCCTCCTCGCAACCCTCGGCGTGGTCGCCCTGCGTACGCTGGGCCCGGAAGCACAAGCCGCGTCACGAGGCGCGAGCGAGAGCATGGTGCCCACCTCGGGTTCCCCCGGCGCCCCCGATGCCCCAGCGCCCGAGAGCGCCCCGCCAGGCGGCGCCAGCGTTGCGGCCCTCCCAGCGCCCACGCCGAACGCAGCCCCGGGCGCAGACGCCAACGCAGGCTCCACGGCCAACACCCCGGCGCCCGCCGGAGCAAGCGCACACGTCGTCCAGATCCACAGCGACCCACCGGGCGCGATGGTCGAGCAAGACGGAGCGCTCATTGGCAACACGCCTCTCCCCTTCCACCTGCCCAGCGGGCACGTGGAAGCACGCCTGACGCTGACGCTGGCGGGACACCGCAGCGCCGTGGTCGCCGTGAGCGGAAACTCCCCCGAGCGCATCGACGTCACCCTCGCGCCCAGCAGCGGCAGCAGCAGCTCACGCTCGTCGCGCCACGGCGAGGCCGCGTCGCCAGCCTCCGCCCCCAGCGCGCAAGCCCCCGCCCCGAGCCCGCCCCCGACGTCCCCTGCGCCGCGTCCGAGCCCCGCGGTGAGCGTCGACGTCGTCGACCCCTGGAACCAGGGCAGACGCTGAGCACCCGCAGAAGCCCTCTCGCGCTGCGCTGAGCCTCTGACCCGCGGCTCGGAACCAACGACGCGAGCGCCTCTCGACATCCGTGCCCCGCGGACGAACCCTCATTCAGGCGAGCCTCCAGAGCCCCTACAGCGTCCCGCGGCCAGCGCCCGCGCTCAGGTGAGCCTTCCGCGCCCAAAGCGGACCTCACGAGTCCCGCGGAAACCTTCTCGCGCAGGTCGAGCCCAGAGACGTCACCGAGGGAGGGGGGAGCTCCGCAGCCGACACCCGGGGCCCCGCCCGACGTGGTGAGAACCGCGCCAGTATTGACCAACGGGTGAATTAATCCGAAACTGTGCACATGTTGGTCACTCAGCGGCAGTTCGAGTCGACGGTGAGCGCAGCCGCAGCCCAGGTCACGGACCCCCGAGCGGGGTTCCAAGGGCCCTCGAGCATGAGCTGGCGCATCGGCAAGGAGACCGTGATCTTCATGGGCGGGGGCTGTGCCGCCCTGCTGCAGCTGGCCCACCCCTACGTCGCCCACGGCGTGGATCAGCACAGTGAGACCCGCTCCGATCCGATCGGCCGCTTCAACCGCACGTTCCTGCACGTCTTCAACATGATCTTCGGCTCGCAGGCCGAGGCCCTCGAGTCCTCCCAGCGCGTGCGCGCCATCCACGACGCGGTCCACGGCCCCATCACCGAGAACGTCGGACGCTTCGAGCGCGGGCACCGCTACCGGGCGCACGATCACGACGCGCTCCAGTGGGTGCACGCCACGCTGATCCACACCGCGGTGCGCGTGTATGACCTGGCCGTCAGGCCCCTGTCGTGGGCCGAGCGCGACCAGTACTACCAAGAGTCCAAGAGCTTCGCGGCGCTGTTCGGTATCGAGCGCGGGCGCATGCCCGCCACGTGGACCGAGTTCGACGCCTACGTGAACGCCATGGTCGTGAGCGACACCATCCGCGTCGGCACCGCCGGGCGCGAGCTGGCGCAGTACCTGCTCACGCCCCCCAGCCAGGTGAGCAAGCCGTTCTTCGACTGGTACGTGCTCATGACCGCGGGCCTGTTGCCCGACTCGGTGCGCGCGCAGTTCGGCATGCGCTTCAGCGCGGAACACGAGCGCATCTACCACGCGTCGTTCCGCACGCTGAGGCACGTGGTGAAGGTGCTCCCGCCGCGCGTGCGCTATGTCCCCGCCTACCACGAGGCCAAGCGGCGCCTGGCCGGCAAGGAGGGCCCCGACGTCATCGGCCGCGCGCTGGAGCAGACCGTCCTGCGCGTGCTCGCGCCAGCCGCCTCCACGCCGCCGTCCATGTTCGAAGCCGCCGTGGGCAAGCACGCCCGCGCGGCGTCGCGCTGCCCGGTCGCCTAGCACGCCTAGCGCCCCGCTGGCGCCCCTGACGCGATGCCTCAGCAGCGCACCTGACGCAGGGGCTTACACCGGCCACGACCGCGCGTGTCCGCAGCGGAAGGTGCCGCTCAGGGCTCGAAGCCGTACGCCTCGAACACGTCGCGCAGCTCGGCGTAGACCTCGGCCTCCGTCAGGCCGTACTCCTCGAGCGAGTACGCGTGCTTGCTGGCGTGCGCGCGCTGACGGGACGTGGCCGCGACGAGCTTCGCGCGGAACGCGTCGTCCACGGGCTCGCCGAGCCGCTCGTACAGCGCTGCCACGGTCCCCTGCGGATCCGCGACCAGCTCGTCGTAGCGGATCACCACGAAGCGGTCGGCGGGGAGCTCGCGCTGTAGCGTGAGGGCGTAGCGCAGGTAGTCCATGCCGAAGCGCGCCAGCGCCTTGGCCTCGGGCGAGTCCTTCTGGATGTCCGGCGAGTGCGTCTTCCACGCCGCGTAGAACATGCTCAGGAAGCTGCCGAGCCCGTCGTACGGGTGCCGCACCAGGTACACGAAGGTGGCGTCCGGAAAGCGCCCCAGCATGGTCTTGATGCGCGGCGAGAAGAAGACGTTCTTGTTCAGGAAGCGGCGTCCGTTCCCCGACGAGAAGAGGATGCGACGCAGCGATCCGTCGTAGTAGTCCATCAGGCGCTCGCGCTCCTCGCGCGGGCACGCGTCGAGCCAGGCCAGGTCGCGCAGCTGCTCTGGGAAGGGCGAGAGCAGCATCGTCGTGGGCGTGTGCATGGCATAGACGAAGGTGCACTCGTCCTCCTCGGCCTTGTCGAAGCCCATCTCGTGGATGTCCTCCCAGCGACTCTCGAAGAAGAGCCAGTTGCCGAGGTCCACGGTGAGCTTGCGCAGCAGCCCGAAGAAGAAGCGCTGGTCGACCCAGCGGATGGCGGCCAGCAGCTTGTACACGACCACCGAGCCGAAGACCGTCTGGTAGAGCTTCACCGTCGTCCAGCGCGCTTCGTCGAGCGACAACAACCGGTGCAAGAGCGTGGTGCCGCTGCGCGGGTTGGCGAAGATGAACACGGGGCGCTTCACGCGCGTGCGACGCCAGGTGGGGAACAGCACGTCATCGAGCGCGTTGCAGGCGTAGTTGAACGCGAACAGCGCGAAGTAGAGCGGCGTGTAGATGGCCACGGCGAACGCCCGCCGCAGCGAGAAGCGCTGCGCGGTGAGGGTGAGCAGGCGCGCGACGGCCCCCGGCTGCAGCACGAGGTTGCCGCGCCCGCGGGGCAGTACGTCGCGCACGGCTGGCGTGGCCGCGAGCTCGAGAGAGTGGAGGCTGGGGCGCGAGGAGCCGCTGTCGAGGGGCTCGTGGGCGTGGGTGGTGGGGCTGGTGGTCATGGAGAGGCTCCCGGTCTAACGCCGAATTCCTGAACAAAAGCGTGGGTGCGCCGTGTTTTCCCGGCAACACGCTCCGGGTGAGCCGTCGTTCCTCCGGGGTGAACCGGCCGCTGCCGGAATGAACCGCCATTCATTTCGGGGTTGCAGCGCCGGGCAGGAGGTGGTGTCTTGGGGCCCATGGAACCCGTGCAGCCCAGCGACACCGACCCGTCCCCAGACCGCGTGCTCTACCAGCCCACCCCCGCCCGCGTCGCCGCGACGCAGATGGACGCGTTCCGGCGGCGCATCGAGGCCACCCACGGCGTCTCGCTCGCGGACAGCGTCGCGCTCCACGCATGGTCCGTCGCCAACCCAGGGCCCTTCTGGCGCGCCGTGTGGGAAGACAGCAGCGCGGTCGGTGAGCTGGGCGCGGTCGACCTGGAGCGGCCCGAGGCGATGCCCGGCGCGCGCTTCTTCCCAGAGGCGCGGCTGAACTTCGCGGAGAACCTTTTGCAGCGCACCGACGACGGCGTGGCCCTGATCTACGCCGACGAAACGGGCACCCGCGAGCGCGTGACCTTCGCCCAGCTGCGCACGCAGGTAGCCACCCTGGCGGCGGCCCTGACGGCAGCCGGCGTGACCAAGGGCGACCGCGTGGCCGGCTACGTTCCCAATGCCCCCATCGCGGTGCGCGCCATGCTCGCGGCGGCGAGCCTCGGGGCGACGTGGTCGTCGTGCTCGCCGGACTTCGGCTCCGCGGGTGTAGTGGACCGCTTCGGGCAGATCGAGCCACGCGTGCTGATCACGGTGCCGGGCTACGGCTATGGCGGGAAG from Sandaracinaceae bacterium encodes the following:
- a CDS encoding protein kinase; protein product: MVGRQLGRYEVLTRLASGGMAEVYIARAIGVAGFERLVALKVLHGNLAHEREFITMFLDEARLAARIRHPNVVPTLDVRDSGGDGFFLVMDYVEGGHLGTLIGTEAQQHRRLPVDVVARIAMDALAGLAAAHTLHDDAGQPLNLVHRDVSPHNLLVGADGICRLTDFGVAKAEIRLSSTRTGQFKGKLGYMAPEQAATGTTDQRSDLFSMGIIVWEALTGCRLFRGRNNVETLTKILNEPIPAPSSRAPELAPFDALLAHALQRDPARRFQSADAFIEALESVIRPLGGAASSRLVAQHVARILGPGLDAQRAALKAATEALGRARLDGEFMPAPRGSQPGTPPRPPERESLTPALDPALGEVVDGRYRLDMVLGQGGHGVVYGATHTTLRRRVALKALRADLSGCPEAASRFEQEARSVCSLGHPNIVDIIDFGHLPDGRSYFVMEHLDGQTLRARLRQGALATPEAIQVAGQVASALSAAHGQRVIHRDLKPENIFLQAPQGGLPAEAKVLDFGVAKVASAPHSTDENVVFGSPHYMSPEQAAGDSVDGRTDVYALGIILYEMLTGVAPFRGDSFVHVLHQHVHAPPPGHPRLTRDEPVLGNIILRALAKDREQRYPDMNALLADLPQLERPSHISGVDLVAARVTPAVAAPPAAAAPTKSRWRTMAWVGASVVALGLLATLGVVALRTLGPEAQAASRGASESMVPTSGSPGAPDAPAPESAPPGGASVAALPAPTPNAAPGADANAGSTANTPAPAGASAHVVQIHSDPPGAMVEQDGALIGNTPLPFHLPSGHVEARLTLTLAGHRSAVVAVSGNSPERIDVTLAPSSGSSSSRSSRHGEAASPASAPSAQAPAPSPPPTSPAPRPSPAVSVDVVDPWNQGRR
- a CDS encoding DUF2236 domain-containing protein, translating into MLVTQRQFESTVSAAAAQVTDPRAGFQGPSSMSWRIGKETVIFMGGGCAALLQLAHPYVAHGVDQHSETRSDPIGRFNRTFLHVFNMIFGSQAEALESSQRVRAIHDAVHGPITENVGRFERGHRYRAHDHDALQWVHATLIHTAVRVYDLAVRPLSWAERDQYYQESKSFAALFGIERGRMPATWTEFDAYVNAMVVSDTIRVGTAGRELAQYLLTPPSQVSKPFFDWYVLMTAGLLPDSVRAQFGMRFSAEHERIYHASFRTLRHVVKVLPPRVRYVPAYHEAKRRLAGKEGPDVIGRALEQTVLRVLAPAASTPPSMFEAAVGKHARAASRCPVA
- a CDS encoding sulfotransferase, which gives rise to MTTSPTTHAHEPLDSGSSRPSLHSLELAATPAVRDVLPRGRGNLVLQPGAVARLLTLTAQRFSLRRAFAVAIYTPLYFALFAFNYACNALDDVLFPTWRRTRVKRPVFIFANPRSGTTLLHRLLSLDEARWTTVKLYQTVFGSVVVYKLLAAIRWVDQRFFFGLLRKLTVDLGNWLFFESRWEDIHEMGFDKAEEDECTFVYAMHTPTTMLLSPFPEQLRDLAWLDACPREERERLMDYYDGSLRRILFSSGNGRRFLNKNVFFSPRIKTMLGRFPDATFVYLVRHPYDGLGSFLSMFYAAWKTHSPDIQKDSPEAKALARFGMDYLRYALTLQRELPADRFVVIRYDELVADPQGTVAALYERLGEPVDDAFRAKLVAATSRQRAHASKHAYSLEEYGLTEAEVYAELRDVFEAYGFEP